The following proteins come from a genomic window of Corynebacterium crudilactis:
- a CDS encoding class I SAM-dependent methyltransferase, which yields MSDFSQANRYWWDIDADDYHTRHPEYLGNDSPHGEFYWCPEMLHEKDVRLLGTAEELANKKLLEIGCGSAPCARWLANEVPEAFVTAFDISAQMLSYAGQDHGAHLVQADAMSLPYADNSFDVVFSVFGAIPFVEDSGALMKEIARVLKPGGRLIFSITHPMRWIFLDDPGAAGLTVITNYFDQSGYVEEDEDTGTLSYAEQHRTMGARIKELIDASFRFDQLIEPEWPDELKDNWGQWSPLRGKLFPGTAIFVATLEG from the coding sequence TTGAGCGACTTTTCTCAGGCCAATAGATATTGGTGGGACATAGACGCTGATGATTATCACACCCGCCATCCGGAGTATCTCGGAAATGATTCTCCTCATGGCGAATTTTATTGGTGCCCGGAGATGCTCCACGAAAAAGACGTCCGCCTACTTGGCACAGCGGAAGAACTTGCGAACAAGAAACTTCTTGAAATCGGCTGCGGCTCCGCCCCTTGTGCGCGTTGGCTCGCTAATGAGGTTCCCGAAGCTTTTGTCACCGCTTTTGATATTTCCGCCCAGATGCTGAGCTATGCAGGTCAAGATCATGGAGCACACCTGGTCCAAGCCGATGCGATGTCACTCCCCTACGCTGATAACTCTTTTGATGTTGTCTTTTCCGTTTTCGGAGCGATCCCTTTCGTGGAGGATTCCGGAGCACTGATGAAGGAAATTGCGCGTGTCCTCAAACCGGGCGGACGCCTTATTTTCTCCATCACGCACCCGATGCGCTGGATTTTCCTCGACGATCCAGGCGCCGCAGGGCTAACTGTAATCACCAACTACTTCGATCAAAGCGGCTATGTCGAAGAAGATGAGGACACCGGTACCTTGAGCTATGCGGAACAGCACCGCACCATGGGCGCGCGGATTAAGGAGCTTATCGACGCCTCCTTCCGGTTCGATCAGCTCATCGAACCAGAATGGCCCGATGAGCTGAAGGACAACTGGGGACAGTGGTCACCACTTCGTGGCAAGCTTTTCCCCGGTACGGCCATTTTCGTGGCCACACTTGAGGGCTAA
- the rpsA gene encoding 30S ribosomal protein S1 yields the protein MPTNNAPQVAINDIGSAEDFLAAIDATIKYFNDGDIVEGTVVKVDRDEVLLDIGYKTEGVIPSRELSIKHDVDPDEVVEVGDQIDALVLTKEDKEGRLILSKKRAQYERAWGAIEELKEKDEPVTGTVIEVVKGGLIIDIGLRGFLPASLVEMRRVRDLDPYIGQELEAKIIELDKNRNNVVLSRRAFLEQTQSEVRSEFLHQLQKGQVRKGVVSSIVNFGAFVDLGGVDGLVHVSELSWKHIDHPSEVVTVGDEVTVEVLEVDLDRERVSLSLKATQEDPWRVFARTHAVGQIVPGKVTKLVPFGAFVRVEEGIEGLVHISELAQRHVEVPDQVVAVGEEVMVKVIDIDLERRRISLSLKQADEDYTEEFDPSKYGMADSYDEQGNYIFPEGFDAETNEWLEGFDEQRQAWEARYAESERRYQSHTAQIERRRQQAEEAAAEAPAGNYSTDSAEDAPAAEAVEETAGSLASDEQLAALREKLAGN from the coding sequence ATGCCCACCAATAATGCACCTCAGGTAGCCATCAACGACATTGGCTCTGCTGAGGACTTCCTTGCAGCAATTGACGCAACCATCAAGTACTTCAACGATGGCGACATCGTCGAAGGCACCGTGGTTAAGGTCGATCGTGACGAGGTACTTCTCGACATCGGATACAAGACCGAGGGTGTTATCCCATCCCGCGAGCTTTCCATCAAGCACGATGTCGATCCAGACGAGGTTGTCGAAGTCGGCGACCAAATTGACGCTCTTGTCCTCACCAAGGAAGACAAAGAAGGCCGTCTAATCCTTTCCAAGAAGCGTGCTCAGTACGAGCGTGCTTGGGGCGCCATCGAGGAGCTCAAGGAAAAGGACGAGCCTGTCACCGGTACCGTCATCGAGGTCGTCAAGGGTGGCCTCATCATCGACATCGGACTGCGTGGCTTCCTGCCTGCTTCCCTCGTCGAGATGCGCCGCGTCCGCGACCTGGATCCATACATCGGCCAGGAGCTCGAAGCTAAGATCATCGAGCTGGACAAGAACCGCAACAACGTTGTTCTGTCCCGTCGCGCATTCCTCGAGCAGACCCAGTCTGAGGTCCGCTCCGAGTTCTTGCACCAGCTTCAGAAGGGCCAGGTCCGCAAGGGCGTCGTCTCTTCCATCGTCAACTTCGGCGCATTCGTCGATCTCGGCGGTGTCGACGGACTGGTTCACGTTTCCGAGCTTTCTTGGAAGCACATTGACCACCCATCCGAGGTTGTCACCGTTGGCGACGAAGTCACCGTTGAGGTTCTCGAGGTCGATCTCGACCGCGAGCGCGTATCCCTCTCCCTGAAGGCAACTCAGGAAGATCCATGGCGCGTCTTCGCACGCACCCACGCTGTGGGCCAGATCGTGCCAGGCAAGGTCACCAAGCTCGTTCCATTCGGTGCGTTCGTTCGCGTCGAAGAGGGAATCGAAGGCCTCGTTCACATCTCCGAGTTGGCTCAGCGCCACGTTGAGGTCCCTGACCAGGTCGTCGCAGTTGGCGAAGAAGTCATGGTCAAGGTCATCGATATCGACCTCGAGCGTCGTCGTATCTCCCTCTCCCTCAAGCAGGCTGACGAAGATTACACCGAAGAGTTCGACCCATCCAAGTACGGAATGGCTGACTCTTACGACGAGCAGGGTAACTACATCTTCCCTGAGGGCTTCGATGCAGAGACCAACGAATGGCTCGAAGGCTTCGACGAGCAGCGTCAGGCTTGGGAAGCACGCTACGCAGAGTCCGAGCGTCGCTACCAGTCTCACACCGCTCAGATCGAGCGTCGCCGCCAGCAGGCTGAAGAGGCTGCAGCTGAGGCTCCAGCAGGCAACTACTCCACTGATTCTGCAGAAGATGCACCTGCAGCAGAAGCAGTTGAAGAGACCGCTGGCTCCCTCGCTTCCGATGAGCAGCTCGCTGCTCTTCGCGAGAAGCTTGCAGGCAACTAA
- a CDS encoding glucose PTS transporter subunit IIA, with amino-acid sequence MASKLTTTSQHILENLGGPDNITSMTHCATRLRFQVKDQSIVDQQELDSDPTVLGVVPQGSTGMQVVMGGSVANYYQEILKLDGMKHFADSDSEESSSKKEYGGVRGKYSWIDYAFEFLSDTFRPVLWALLGASLIITLLVLADTFGMQDFRAPMDEQPSTYVFLHAMWRSVFYFLPIMVGATAARKLGANEWIGAAIPAALLTPEFLALGAAGDSVTVFGLPMVLNDYSGQVFPPLIAAVGLYWVEKGLKKIIPEAVQMVFVPFFSLLIMIPATAFLLGPFGIGVGNGISNVLESINNFSPFILSIVIPLLYPFLVPLGLHWPLNAIMIQNISTLGYDFIQGPMGAWNFACFGLVTGVFLLSIRERNKAMRQVSLGGMLAGLLGGISEPSLYGVLLRFKKTYFRLLPGCLAGGIVMGIFDIKAYAFVFTSLLTIPAMDPWLGYTVGIAVAFFTSMFLVLALDYRSDAERDEARAKVEAEKKSEENTVAPAQVPVAAAGTTAAATAVAAKPKLIAGEMVEIVSPLEGRAVPLSEVPDPIFAAAKLGPGIAIEPTGNTVVAPADATVILVQKSGHAVALRLDSGVEILIHVGLDTVQLGGEGFEVHVVRKQQVKAGDPLITFDADFIRSKDLPLITPVVVSNAAKFGDIEGIPAAHADSSRTVIKVNGKNE; translated from the coding sequence ATGGCGTCCAAACTAACGACGACATCGCAACATATTCTGGAAAACCTTGGTGGACCAGACAATATTACGTCGATGACTCACTGCGCGACCCGCCTTCGCTTTCAAGTGAAGGATCAATCAATTGTCGATCAACAAGAGCTAGATTCTGATCCAACGGTCCTCGGGGTTGTACCTCAAGGATCTACAGGAATGCAGGTTGTAATGGGCGGCTCTGTTGCCAATTATTACCAAGAAATCCTGAAGTTGGACGGTATGAAGCACTTCGCTGACAGCGATAGCGAGGAGAGCTCATCAAAGAAGGAATACGGCGGAGTCCGTGGCAAATACTCATGGATTGACTATGCCTTTGAGTTCTTGTCTGATACTTTCCGACCAGTTCTGTGGGCATTGCTTGGTGCCTCACTAATCATCACTTTGCTGGTACTCGCTGATACTTTCGGCATGCAGGACTTCCGTGCACCAATGGATGAGCAGCCATCCACCTATGTGTTCCTGCACGCTATGTGGCGTTCGGTGTTCTACTTCCTACCCATCATGGTAGGTGCTACTGCAGCTAGGAAGTTGGGAGCCAATGAGTGGATCGGTGCAGCTATCCCAGCAGCGCTGTTGACTCCAGAGTTCTTGGCTTTGGGAGCTGCAGGCGATTCCGTTACCGTCTTTGGTCTGCCGATGGTTCTTAATGATTACTCCGGCCAGGTATTCCCACCGCTGATTGCAGCTGTTGGATTGTACTGGGTGGAAAAGGGTCTTAAAAAGATCATTCCAGAAGCCGTCCAGATGGTATTCGTGCCATTCTTCTCACTGCTGATCATGATCCCAGCAACTGCTTTCTTGCTCGGACCATTCGGTATTGGTGTGGGTAATGGTATTTCGAACGTGCTGGAATCAATTAATAACTTCAGCCCATTCATTCTCTCTATCGTGATTCCGCTGCTTTACCCATTCTTGGTTCCTCTTGGACTGCACTGGCCTTTGAACGCCATCATGATTCAAAACATCAGCACCTTGGGATATGACTTCATCCAGGGCCCAATGGGTGCATGGAACTTTGCCTGCTTTGGCCTCGTAACTGGCGTATTCCTGCTCTCTATCCGTGAACGAAACAAGGCCATGCGCCAGGTTTCCCTCGGTGGTATGCTAGCTGGCTTGCTTGGCGGTATTTCCGAGCCTTCCCTCTACGGTGTGCTTCTTCGATTTAAGAAGACCTACTTCCGTTTGCTGCCAGGCTGTTTGGCCGGCGGTATCGTAATGGGAATCTTCGATATCAAGGCATACGCCTTCGTGTTCACCTCCTTGCTCACCATTCCTGCAATGGACCCTTGGTTGGGATACACCGTCGGTATTGCTGTTGCGTTCTTCACCTCAATGTTCCTCGTATTGGCACTCGATTACCGCTCTGATGCAGAACGTGACGAAGCCCGTGCCAAGGTAGAAGCAGAGAAGAAGTCAGAAGAAAATACTGTAGCTCCAGCACAGGTTCCAGTTGCTGCAGCTGGTACCACCGCTGCAGCAACGGCTGTTGCAGCCAAGCCCAAGTTGATAGCTGGTGAAATGGTAGAAATCGTTTCTCCACTTGAGGGTCGTGCTGTGCCGTTGTCTGAAGTCCCAGACCCAATTTTTGCAGCAGCGAAGCTTGGCCCAGGTATCGCCATTGAACCAACTGGAAACACTGTTGTAGCACCAGCTGATGCCACCGTTATCCTGGTGCAGAAATCTGGTCACGCTGTGGCATTGCGTTTGGACAGCGGCGTTGAAATCCTCATCCACGTTGGCTTGGATACTGTCCAGCTTGGTGGAGAAGGCTTTGAAGTTCATGTTGTACGCAAACAACAAGTTAAAGCAGGAGATCCTTTGATCACCTTTGATGCAGACTTCATTCGCTCAAAGGATTTGCCTCTTATCACCCCGGTTGTAGTATCAAATGCTGCAAAATTCGGCGACATTGAAGGTATTCCTGCAGCTCATGCAGATTCTTCCAGGACTGTAATTAAGGTCAACGGCAAGAACGAGTAA
- the coaE gene encoding dephospho-CoA kinase, whose translation MLRIGLTGGIGSGKSTVADLLSSEGFIIVDADQVARDIVEPGQPALAELAEAFGQDILKPDGTLDRAGLAAKAFVSEEQTALLNAITHPRISEESASRFKEAEANGEKVAVYDMPLLVEKGLDRKMDLVVVVDVDVEERVRRLVAKRGLTEEDVRRRIASQVPDDVRLKAADVVVDNNGSLEDLRKEADRLIAEILGRVN comes from the coding sequence ATGTTGCGAATTGGATTAACTGGAGGGATCGGCAGCGGTAAATCTACCGTTGCCGATCTTTTGTCATCTGAAGGATTTATTATCGTCGATGCAGATCAAGTTGCTCGCGATATCGTCGAACCTGGTCAGCCAGCATTAGCAGAGCTTGCTGAAGCTTTTGGCCAGGACATTCTCAAACCTGACGGCACTTTGGATCGTGCAGGTTTAGCCGCCAAAGCATTTGTTAGCGAAGAACAAACAGCGCTGTTAAATGCGATTACCCACCCTCGAATCTCTGAAGAATCAGCCAGCCGCTTCAAGGAAGCCGAAGCTAATGGAGAAAAAGTTGCGGTATACGATATGCCGCTGCTTGTAGAAAAGGGGCTCGACCGCAAGATGGATCTTGTGGTTGTAGTTGACGTTGACGTAGAAGAACGCGTCCGCAGATTAGTGGCAAAACGAGGCCTAACGGAAGAAGACGTCAGGCGTCGAATTGCCTCTCAAGTTCCAGACGATGTGCGCCTTAAAGCTGCAGATGTTGTTGTGGATAATAATGGATCTCTAGAGGATCTACGTAAAGAAGCAGACCGCCTCATTGCAGAAATTCTTGGTCGAGTGAACTAA
- the uvrB gene encoding excinuclease ABC subunit UvrB: MAFAAEQPVLSHSEHRPVGDIERSDDEFVVVSEFQPAGDQPAAIKELDERLDRGERDVVLMGATGTGKSATAAWLIEKQQRPALVMAPNKTLAAQLANELRQLLPNNAVEYFVSYYDYYQPEAYIAQTDTYIEKDSSINEDVERLRHSATSSLLSRRDVVVVSSVSCIYGLGTPQSYLDRSVVLNVGEEIDRDRFLRLLVDIQYERNDVGFTRGAFRVKGDTVDIIPAYEELAVRIEFFGDEIDALYYIHPLTGDVIRNVKEIRIFPATHYVAGPERMEKAVADIKAELEDRLADLENRGKLLEAQRLRMRTEYDLEMIEQVGFCSGIENYSRHIDGRGQGTSPATLIDYFPEDFLTIIDESHVTVPQIGGMFEGDMSRKRNLVEFGFRLPSAMDNRPLTWEEFDERRGQTVFMSATPGKFEIAAAEGEFVEQVIRPTGLVDPKVTVKPTKGQIDDLIHEIRLRTDKNERVLVTTLTKKMAEDLTDYLLENGIRVRYLHSDIDTLQRVELLRQLRLGEYDVLVGINLLREGLDLPEVSLVTILDADKEGFLRSTTSLIQTIGRAARNVSGEVIMYADKITDSMQNAIEETDRRREKQVAYNKEHGIDPQPLRKKIADILDQVYDNASESSGASVSGDTAVVSKPDVSSMPEKEVQKLIDDLSAQMAAAARELKFELAGRLRDEVFELKKELRGIKDAGI, encoded by the coding sequence ATGGCTTTTGCTGCTGAACAACCTGTCCTGTCCCATTCTGAGCATCGCCCGGTGGGTGATATTGAGCGTAGTGATGACGAATTTGTCGTCGTTAGTGAATTCCAGCCTGCGGGTGATCAGCCGGCGGCTATTAAAGAACTCGATGAGCGCTTAGACCGCGGTGAACGTGACGTGGTGTTGATGGGTGCTACTGGTACGGGTAAATCAGCGACGGCTGCGTGGTTGATCGAAAAGCAGCAGCGTCCCGCTTTGGTAATGGCGCCGAATAAGACGTTGGCTGCGCAGTTAGCCAATGAGTTGCGGCAGCTGTTGCCCAATAACGCGGTGGAGTATTTCGTGTCTTATTACGATTACTACCAGCCAGAAGCGTATATCGCGCAGACTGATACTTATATTGAAAAGGATTCCTCGATCAATGAGGATGTGGAGCGTTTGCGTCACTCTGCAACGTCTAGTCTGTTGAGCCGGCGTGACGTCGTGGTGGTGTCTTCGGTGTCGTGTATTTATGGCTTGGGCACACCACAGTCTTATTTGGACCGCTCTGTGGTTTTAAATGTTGGCGAGGAGATTGATCGGGATCGTTTCCTACGCTTGCTGGTAGATATTCAGTACGAACGCAATGATGTGGGCTTTACTCGAGGTGCGTTCCGCGTCAAGGGCGATACCGTGGATATCATTCCGGCCTATGAAGAGTTAGCGGTGCGCATTGAATTTTTCGGCGATGAAATTGATGCGCTGTACTATATCCATCCGCTTACTGGCGATGTGATCCGCAATGTGAAAGAGATCCGCATTTTCCCGGCAACTCACTATGTTGCAGGTCCTGAGCGTATGGAAAAAGCGGTCGCAGATATTAAGGCGGAACTGGAAGATCGCCTCGCTGATCTTGAAAACCGCGGCAAGCTGCTGGAAGCACAGCGTCTTCGGATGCGTACTGAATATGACCTGGAAATGATTGAACAGGTTGGTTTTTGTTCAGGCATTGAGAACTACTCGCGACATATTGATGGCCGTGGGCAGGGCACTTCGCCTGCGACATTGATTGATTATTTCCCAGAAGATTTCCTCACCATCATCGATGAGTCCCATGTGACCGTCCCACAGATCGGCGGCATGTTCGAGGGCGATATGTCCCGTAAGCGCAACCTGGTGGAATTCGGTTTCCGCCTGCCATCCGCGATGGATAATAGGCCATTGACCTGGGAAGAATTTGATGAGCGCCGTGGACAAACAGTCTTTATGTCTGCAACTCCAGGCAAGTTTGAGATTGCTGCCGCTGAGGGTGAATTCGTGGAGCAGGTAATTCGTCCAACCGGTCTTGTGGATCCAAAGGTCACCGTGAAGCCTACGAAGGGGCAGATCGATGATTTGATTCATGAGATCCGCCTGCGCACAGATAAAAATGAGCGTGTCCTGGTCACTACGTTGACCAAGAAGATGGCTGAGGACCTCACAGATTATCTGCTGGAAAATGGCATTCGGGTGCGTTATCTACACTCCGATATTGATACGTTGCAGCGAGTTGAACTGCTACGTCAGCTGCGCTTGGGTGAATATGATGTGCTGGTTGGCATTAACTTGCTGCGTGAGGGCCTGGACCTGCCAGAAGTCTCTCTTGTCACGATCTTGGATGCCGATAAGGAAGGTTTCCTGCGTTCTACCACCTCACTGATCCAGACCATTGGCCGTGCTGCCCGAAATGTGTCCGGTGAAGTAATCATGTACGCCGATAAAATCACGGATTCAATGCAGAATGCCATCGAAGAAACTGATCGACGCCGCGAAAAGCAGGTGGCCTATAACAAGGAGCACGGCATTGATCCGCAGCCACTTCGCAAAAAGATCGCCGACATTCTCGACCAGGTGTATGATAACGCTTCTGAATCATCTGGTGCATCCGTGTCGGGAGACACTGCCGTTGTTAGCAAACCAGATGTCTCCAGCATGCCGGAAAAAGAAGTGCAAAAGCTTATCGACGACCTCAGCGCTCAGATGGCTGCGGCCGCACGTGAGCTCAAGTTTGAGCTCGCTGGTCGCTTACGCGATGAGGTCTTTGAGCTCAAGAAAGAACTGAGAGGTATCAAGGATGCAGGCATCTAA
- a CDS encoding universal stress protein, protein MSENYSKIVVGTDGSKSSLLAVERAARIAAAFDATLIIGCAYYESKEDASKTLRQDSVTILGDDPARENLEKASDAARAVGANSIETEVRSGTPVEALMAIVNDHQADLLVVGNRGINSLTGRLLGSVPADVARQSDCDVMIVHTVS, encoded by the coding sequence ATGAGCGAGAATTACAGCAAGATTGTCGTTGGCACTGATGGATCCAAGTCATCCCTTTTGGCGGTTGAACGGGCTGCACGGATCGCTGCGGCTTTTGATGCCACCTTGATCATCGGATGTGCGTATTACGAAAGCAAGGAAGATGCTTCTAAGACTTTGCGTCAGGATTCTGTGACCATCCTTGGCGATGATCCTGCTCGTGAGAACCTGGAAAAGGCATCTGACGCTGCACGTGCAGTTGGCGCAAACTCCATTGAAACTGAAGTTCGTTCAGGCACCCCAGTTGAAGCACTGATGGCGATCGTTAATGATCACCAGGCAGACCTTCTCGTTGTGGGTAACCGTGGTATCAACTCCCTGACCGGCCGTTTGCTGGGATCCGTTCCTGCAGATGTCGCGCGCCAGTCTGATTGTGATGTCATGATTGTGCACACAGTGAGCTAA
- a CDS encoding winged helix-turn-helix transcriptional regulator → MSTSPAKLPANVFSSACSSRGALHHVTSRWGGLTMVALKLSDTPMRFAELRRKVDGISDRMLSQTLAQLERDGMATRTMHSAIPPHVDYSLTPLGNKIAEPLLTLINTVEQELEQILHAQEEFDKQHAD, encoded by the coding sequence ATGTCCACTTCCCCTGCAAAGCTCCCCGCAAATGTTTTCTCTTCCGCATGTTCATCACGCGGCGCATTGCACCATGTCACTAGCCGTTGGGGTGGCCTCACTATGGTTGCGCTGAAATTAAGTGACACCCCCATGCGTTTTGCTGAGTTGAGGCGAAAAGTAGATGGCATTAGTGATCGAATGCTATCCCAGACTCTTGCACAATTAGAACGAGACGGAATGGCTACCCGAACAATGCATAGCGCCATTCCCCCACACGTTGATTATTCACTTACACCGCTCGGGAATAAGATCGCTGAACCACTTCTCACCTTAATTAACACTGTGGAACAGGAACTAGAGCAGATACTTCACGCCCAAGAGGAATTTGATAAGCAGCACGCCGATTAA
- a CDS encoding SDR family oxidoreductase — translation MRIAVTGATGSLGGFVIDNLLEKGIAASDIVAIVRNEEKAAELKARGITLGVASYEDQAALTSALDGVDRLVLVSGSEVGQRIAQHTNIISAAKAAGVKFIAYTSLLNIETSELALAPEHVATEKLLAESGLDHALLRNGWYWENYEASIGAAKATGKFFGAAAGARVSGAARKDFAEAAAVVITSENQAGKVYELAGAPALTYPEIAHAIAEVIGVEVEYADLSVEEYQKVLEGAGVPADFAGLLAGMDPIIAQGALYSESTDLQDLIGRPSTSFVEALG, via the coding sequence ATGCGTATTGCAGTAACTGGAGCAACCGGATCTTTGGGTGGATTTGTCATTGACAATCTTTTGGAGAAGGGAATTGCCGCATCTGACATCGTGGCAATTGTTCGAAATGAAGAAAAGGCGGCAGAGCTCAAAGCACGTGGCATTACTCTTGGTGTTGCATCTTATGAAGACCAAGCAGCATTGACCTCTGCACTTGACGGTGTAGATCGTTTGGTATTGGTTTCCGGTAGCGAGGTGGGGCAGCGCATTGCACAGCACACTAATATCATTAGTGCAGCTAAGGCTGCCGGCGTAAAATTCATTGCGTACACAAGCTTGCTCAACATTGAGACTTCGGAGCTTGCACTTGCTCCAGAACATGTGGCAACTGAAAAGCTGCTTGCAGAAAGCGGACTTGATCACGCTTTGCTTCGTAATGGTTGGTACTGGGAAAACTATGAAGCATCAATTGGTGCGGCCAAGGCAACTGGCAAGTTCTTTGGAGCGGCTGCCGGAGCTCGTGTCTCAGGTGCTGCGCGTAAGGATTTTGCAGAAGCTGCAGCGGTTGTTATTACCAGTGAAAACCAGGCAGGCAAGGTATATGAGCTCGCTGGTGCTCCTGCGTTGACCTATCCAGAAATCGCGCACGCAATTGCTGAGGTTATTGGCGTGGAAGTTGAATACGCTGATCTTTCAGTGGAGGAGTACCAAAAGGTCCTGGAAGGAGCTGGAGTTCCAGCAGATTTCGCAGGACTACTTGCTGGTATGGATCCAATTATTGCTCAGGGTGCGCTGTATTCTGAGAGCACTGACCTGCAGGATCTCATTGGTCGTCCAAGCACCTCATTTGTTGAGGCACTTGGTTAA